From the genome of Amycolatopsis sp. NBC_01488, one region includes:
- a CDS encoding 3-hydroxyacyl-CoA dehydrogenase, with translation MTGWAGKVGRIRVIGTGVMGRGIVQLAAAAGVTVELADVRREAVAEAIEYVGGMVDKLAAKGKLDDPRAVKDRLVAVDAPDAPADGVDLVVEAVREDIETKRALFAGLERVCPQETIFATNTSSLSVTEIAAELADPGRLIGLHFFNPVPLMRLVEVVPGTRTHDWLPAEALELVRSWGHEPVLAKDAPGFLVNHAGRGLNTEALQVLAEALAEPADVDRVARDVLGLKLGPFELLDLTGLDVSHAVLESIWSGFHGEPRLRPSWLTRPRVAAGLFGRKNGSGFYSYAEGKQQVPEEPAAPPKPSSPVFTADEHLARVLSAAGVQVVSDAYPDSVLLVPLYGESTVDAGTRAGLPLDRVAGVDPLGGYERRLTMSVHPGLDPAAGRAAWGALAATGKPVTVVRDGPAPIAQRLLASIVNTACFIAGQHLATPADIDTAVRLGLGYPRGPLAWGDLVGGDVVLRILRGLAATTGDPRYRPSPWLTERVALGLPLTSAGTTPADLRS, from the coding sequence GTGACGGGGTGGGCCGGGAAGGTCGGCAGGATCCGGGTGATCGGGACCGGGGTGATGGGCCGCGGGATCGTCCAGCTCGCCGCGGCCGCGGGGGTGACCGTCGAACTGGCCGACGTCCGCCGCGAAGCCGTCGCCGAAGCGATCGAGTACGTCGGCGGGATGGTCGACAAGCTCGCCGCGAAGGGCAAGCTCGACGACCCGCGCGCGGTCAAGGACCGGCTGGTCGCGGTGGACGCGCCCGACGCGCCCGCGGACGGCGTCGACCTCGTCGTCGAGGCCGTGCGGGAGGACATCGAGACCAAGCGGGCCCTCTTCGCCGGCCTCGAGCGCGTCTGTCCACAGGAGACGATCTTCGCGACGAACACCAGCTCGCTGTCGGTCACCGAGATCGCCGCAGAGCTGGCCGACCCCGGCAGGCTGATCGGCCTGCACTTCTTCAACCCGGTGCCGCTGATGCGCCTGGTCGAGGTGGTCCCGGGCACGCGCACGCACGACTGGCTGCCCGCCGAGGCGCTCGAACTGGTCAGGAGCTGGGGTCACGAGCCGGTGCTGGCGAAGGACGCGCCGGGCTTCCTGGTCAACCACGCCGGCCGCGGCCTGAACACCGAGGCGCTGCAGGTCCTCGCCGAGGCGCTGGCCGAGCCCGCCGACGTCGACCGCGTCGCGCGCGACGTGCTCGGCCTGAAGCTCGGGCCGTTCGAGCTGCTCGACCTGACCGGTCTCGACGTCTCCCACGCAGTGCTGGAGAGCATCTGGAGCGGCTTCCACGGTGAACCGCGGCTGCGGCCGTCGTGGCTGACGCGGCCGCGGGTCGCGGCGGGACTGTTCGGGCGCAAGAACGGCTCGGGCTTCTATTCCTACGCCGAGGGGAAGCAGCAGGTCCCCGAAGAGCCGGCAGCGCCGCCGAAGCCGTCGAGCCCGGTGTTCACGGCGGACGAGCACCTGGCCCGCGTGCTGTCCGCGGCCGGTGTCCAGGTGGTGTCGGACGCGTACCCCGACTCCGTCCTGCTCGTCCCGCTCTACGGCGAGTCCACTGTGGACGCCGGAACGCGCGCGGGCCTGCCGCTGGACCGCGTCGCCGGCGTTGATCCGCTGGGCGGCTACGAACGACGCCTGACGATGTCCGTCCACCCCGGACTCGACCCGGCGGCGGGCCGCGCGGCCTGGGGCGCGCTGGCGGCGACGGGCAAGCCGGTGACGGTGGTCCGCGACGGCCCGGCCCCGATCGCCCAGCGCCTCCTGGCCTCGATCGTCAACACGGCGTGCTTCATCGCGGGCCAGCACCTGGCGACGCCGGCGGACATCGACACGGCGGTCCGGCTGGGCCTCGGGTACCCGCGTGGCCCGCTGGCCTGGGGCGACCTGGTCGGCGGCGACGTGGTGCTGCGGATCCTGCGCGGCTTGGCCGCGACCACCGGGGACCCGCGGTACCGGCCGAGCCCCTGGCTGACCGAGCGGGTCGCGCTCGGGCTGCCGCTGACGTCGGCCGGGACCACGCCGGCGGACCTGCGGTCCTGA
- a CDS encoding TetR/AcrR family transcriptional regulator, with product MTATRTARERARAELTQEIKDEARRQLAEVGAHGLSLRAVARELGMVSSALYRYFPSRDRLLTDLIVDAYNAIGEAAEKADPGQGAPRERWLAIWHATREWARAHPHEYALIYGSPIPGYEAPQDTVVPAGRVALALVKVLTHTELRAIDGEVAPELRAQAETLTKVLGIVAGPETVVRLIMAWTQLFGAISFDLFGQYVGSVDPADAFFAHTATRMAEFVGL from the coding sequence ATGACCGCGACCCGGACCGCGCGCGAACGCGCCCGCGCCGAACTCACCCAGGAGATCAAGGACGAGGCCCGCCGCCAGCTCGCCGAAGTCGGCGCGCACGGGCTTTCGCTGCGCGCGGTGGCGCGGGAACTGGGCATGGTGTCGTCGGCGCTGTACCGGTACTTCCCCAGCCGCGACCGGCTGCTGACCGACCTGATCGTCGACGCCTACAACGCGATCGGCGAGGCGGCTGAGAAGGCCGACCCGGGCCAGGGCGCCCCGCGCGAGCGCTGGCTCGCGATCTGGCACGCGACGCGCGAGTGGGCCCGCGCGCACCCGCACGAGTACGCGCTGATCTACGGCTCGCCGATCCCCGGCTACGAGGCACCCCAGGACACCGTCGTGCCCGCCGGCCGCGTCGCGCTCGCCCTGGTCAAGGTGCTCACGCACACCGAGCTGCGGGCGATCGACGGCGAAGTCGCGCCCGAGCTGCGCGCCCAGGCCGAGACGCTCACGAAGGTCCTCGGCATCGTCGCCGGCCCCGAGACCGTGGTCCGGCTGATCATGGCGTGGACCCAGCTGTTCGGGGCGATCAGCTTCGACCTGTTCGGCCAGTACGTCGGCAGCGTCGACCCGGCCGACGCGTTCTTCGCGCACACGGCGACGCGGATGGCGGAGTTCGTCGGCCTCTAG
- a CDS encoding PQQ-dependent sugar dehydrogenase, with protein sequence MALGKLRAVRHALVAAVLTGALLPVVTTGVAAAAALPPGFVLQDTSTGLGNYQLTDFAYLPDNSVLATAKDGRVQWVPVGGTPKTIATLPVRTDEDLGLVGLAVAPDYATSHTIYVTRSINYSGSGFGLRLARFTVAVDAAGAPTGLTGEQILFEVPGMSNVHAIDSVVAATDGTLWLSIGDNGDFTKVDAGSLRAQDINQPYGKILHLTADGKGVESNPYYDGNPVSTASKVYARGFRNPFRFSIDPNLGLPVAGDVGWNNWEEVDVVQRGANAGWPCWEGTHPTPGYSTLAACAGVANQAPIFEYAHGSAAMQGNSVTGGIVYNGSSYPAAYRGSYFFGDYVRNKIWTLRYDDQGKLTQAPENPPVFTDIGGPTKFAAAPNGDIVFSDILSGNLRRLSYSVGNTAPVAKATSVTDPDTRTVSFDGSTSVDYDGDLLKYDWDFGDGTTAADAGPTVSHQYAAGTASFTAKLTVRDTLNATGTTTIAVAPGNHTPQLTLTTPGDTATFAVGQQVSLSATATDAEDGTLPITWTSAVRHCPSEATCHAHPGIGGTGTSFAQPFTEHPDSRMEFTATVTDSAGVVTSKTYTAMPRRHRITLLSTQPAALSIPVEGGVNTALVTEGASFDVEAAPLGIDGVSKFTGWQNGPTDTTWVVTVGTADMTLTASYATPIDQRYDADPALQAKLGPPTGFETADGPVHYRLYQFGRLYWSAATGAKYVTGPVLDKYVALGGPSVLGAPTSDTASTSDGAQFNDFVNNGNVGSIYYTDATGAHAVYGEIRKKWAALGYGQILGYPTNDEDGTPDGIGRFNHFLKGANVGSIYYTPSTGAHAIYGEIRKKWAAYGYEKGLGYPTNDEDGTPDGIGRFNHFSLGHSIYFTNATGAHVVKGEIRKRWAALGWERSYLRYPTTDEYVTGGVYRSDFQGGYITYTPATGAVDRPW encoded by the coding sequence ATGGCCTTGGGAAAGCTCAGAGCAGTACGTCACGCTCTCGTGGCGGCGGTGCTGACAGGGGCGCTGCTGCCCGTCGTGACCACGGGGGTGGCGGCCGCGGCGGCACTTCCGCCGGGGTTCGTCCTGCAGGACACCAGCACCGGACTGGGGAACTACCAGCTCACCGACTTCGCCTACCTGCCGGACAACTCGGTGCTGGCGACGGCGAAGGACGGCCGCGTCCAGTGGGTGCCGGTGGGCGGCACCCCGAAGACCATCGCGACGCTGCCGGTCCGCACCGACGAGGACCTGGGGCTCGTCGGGCTGGCCGTGGCGCCGGACTACGCGACGTCGCACACCATCTACGTCACGCGCTCGATCAACTACAGCGGCAGCGGTTTCGGCCTGCGGCTGGCGCGGTTCACGGTGGCCGTGGACGCGGCCGGGGCGCCGACCGGGCTGACCGGCGAGCAGATCCTGTTCGAGGTGCCGGGCATGTCCAACGTCCACGCCATCGACAGCGTCGTCGCCGCCACGGACGGGACGCTCTGGCTGTCCATCGGCGACAACGGCGACTTCACCAAGGTCGACGCGGGTTCGCTGCGCGCCCAGGACATCAACCAGCCCTACGGCAAGATCCTGCACCTGACCGCCGACGGCAAGGGCGTGGAGAGCAACCCGTACTACGACGGCAACCCCGTTTCGACCGCGAGCAAGGTGTACGCGCGCGGGTTCCGCAACCCGTTCCGGTTCAGCATCGACCCGAACCTCGGCCTGCCGGTCGCGGGTGACGTCGGCTGGAACAACTGGGAAGAGGTCGACGTCGTCCAGCGCGGCGCGAACGCGGGCTGGCCGTGCTGGGAGGGCACCCACCCGACGCCGGGCTACAGCACGCTCGCGGCCTGCGCCGGCGTGGCGAACCAGGCGCCGATCTTCGAGTACGCGCACGGCAGCGCGGCCATGCAGGGCAACAGCGTCACCGGCGGGATCGTCTACAACGGATCCAGCTACCCGGCGGCCTACCGCGGCTCGTACTTCTTCGGCGACTACGTCCGGAACAAGATCTGGACCCTGCGCTACGACGACCAGGGCAAGCTCACGCAGGCCCCGGAGAACCCGCCGGTGTTCACCGACATCGGCGGCCCGACGAAGTTCGCGGCGGCGCCGAACGGCGACATCGTCTTCTCCGACATCCTGAGCGGCAACCTGCGGCGGCTGAGCTACTCGGTCGGCAACACCGCGCCGGTGGCGAAGGCCACGTCGGTCACCGACCCGGACACCCGCACGGTGTCGTTCGACGGCTCCACGTCCGTCGACTACGACGGCGACCTGCTGAAGTACGACTGGGACTTCGGTGACGGGACCACCGCCGCCGACGCCGGGCCCACGGTCAGCCACCAGTACGCGGCGGGCACTGCGTCGTTCACCGCGAAGCTGACGGTCCGGGACACGCTGAACGCCACCGGTACGACCACCATCGCGGTCGCGCCCGGCAACCACACCCCGCAGCTCACGCTCACCACGCCCGGGGACACCGCGACCTTCGCGGTGGGCCAGCAGGTCAGCCTCAGCGCCACCGCGACCGACGCCGAGGACGGCACGCTGCCGATCACGTGGACCTCCGCGGTCCGGCACTGCCCGAGCGAGGCGACGTGCCACGCGCACCCCGGCATCGGCGGCACCGGGACGAGCTTCGCGCAGCCGTTCACCGAGCACCCGGACTCCCGGATGGAGTTCACCGCGACGGTGACCGACAGCGCGGGCGTCGTCACGTCCAAGACGTACACCGCCATGCCGCGCCGGCACCGGATCACCCTGCTCAGCACGCAGCCCGCGGCGCTGAGCATCCCGGTCGAAGGCGGTGTCAACACGGCACTGGTCACCGAGGGCGCCAGCTTCGACGTCGAGGCCGCACCGCTGGGCATCGACGGCGTCTCGAAGTTCACCGGCTGGCAGAACGGTCCGACCGACACGACGTGGGTGGTCACCGTCGGCACCGCCGACATGACGCTGACGGCGAGCTACGCGACCCCGATCGACCAGCGCTACGACGCCGACCCGGCGTTGCAGGCGAAGCTGGGCCCGCCGACCGGGTTCGAGACGGCCGACGGGCCGGTCCACTACCGGCTCTACCAGTTCGGCCGGCTCTACTGGAGCGCCGCGACGGGGGCGAAGTACGTCACCGGCCCGGTGCTGGACAAGTACGTCGCCCTCGGCGGACCGAGCGTGCTCGGCGCACCGACCAGCGACACGGCGTCCACTTCGGACGGCGCGCAGTTCAACGACTTCGTCAACAACGGCAACGTGGGGTCGATCTACTACACGGACGCCACCGGTGCGCACGCGGTCTACGGTGAGATCCGCAAGAAGTGGGCGGCGCTCGGCTACGGGCAGATCCTGGGTTACCCGACGAACGACGAAGACGGGACCCCGGACGGCATCGGCCGCTTCAACCACTTCCTCAAGGGCGCCAACGTCGGTTCGATCTACTACACGCCTTCGACGGGCGCGCACGCGATCTACGGCGAGATCCGGAAGAAGTGGGCGGCGTACGGGTACGAGAAGGGCCTCGGCTACCCGACGAACGACGAGGACGGGACGCCGGACGGCATCGGCCGGTTCAACCACTTCAGCCTCGGTCACTCGATCTACTTCACGAACGCGACGGGTGCGCACGTCGTGAAGGGCGAGATCCGCAAGCGGTGGGCGGCCCTCGGGTGGGAGCGGTCCTACCTGCGGTACCCGACGACGGACGAGTACGTGACGGGCGGGGTGTACCGCAGCGACTTCCAGGGCGGCTACATCACGTACACCCCGGCGACGGGAGCGGTCGACCGCCCCTGGTGA
- a CDS encoding response regulator transcription factor, translating into MIRVLLADDHAMFRSGMRALLDTQPDFTCVGEASDGREAVAETARLRPDVAVLDVRMPRLDGLAATEAILAAPGNDTRVLVLTTYDADEYVYRALRAGASGFLLKSLAPEELVAAMRVAARGDALIDPSVTRRLVAKFTSVLEPAAAEPPELARLTSREREVLLLIATACSNAEIARQLHVGEETVKTHVSRVLSKLGLPDRVHAVVYAYRHKLVPDDRPA; encoded by the coding sequence ATGATCCGCGTCCTGCTGGCCGACGACCACGCGATGTTCCGGTCCGGGATGCGCGCGCTGCTCGACACGCAGCCCGACTTCACCTGCGTCGGCGAGGCGTCCGACGGCCGCGAAGCCGTCGCCGAAACCGCGCGCCTGCGCCCGGACGTCGCGGTCCTCGACGTCCGGATGCCCCGCCTCGACGGCCTCGCCGCGACCGAGGCGATCCTCGCCGCGCCGGGCAACGACACCCGCGTCCTCGTGCTCACCACCTACGACGCCGACGAGTACGTCTACCGCGCGCTGCGTGCCGGGGCGAGCGGGTTCCTGCTGAAGAGCCTGGCGCCGGAGGAGCTGGTCGCGGCGATGCGGGTGGCCGCGCGCGGCGACGCGCTGATCGACCCGTCGGTGACCCGGCGGCTGGTCGCGAAGTTCACGTCGGTGCTCGAACCCGCGGCCGCCGAACCGCCCGAGCTGGCCCGGCTGACCTCCCGCGAACGGGAGGTCCTGCTGCTGATCGCCACCGCCTGCAGCAACGCCGAGATCGCACGGCAGCTGCACGTCGGCGAGGAGACCGTGAAGACACACGTCTCGCGGGTGTTGTCGAAGCTCGGGCTGCCCGACCGCGTGCACGCCGTCGTCTACGCCTACCGGCACAAGCTCGTGCCGGACGACCGGCCGGCCTAA
- a CDS encoding L,D-transpeptidase has translation MKRLLAGAAALATAFVLAACSGGGAAAGGSNAGGGAVAAGAGGGAPTTPSTTAAPTTTSSATPAPSTTKPAPTSTTAKPKPKPKPAAPASDPGVPCAAAAAASGTAACVDLSAHKAWILQDGKVVYGPVPMLPGRKANPTPTGTFHVLSKEKVHLSKEFDDAPMPNSVFFYPGDAFHTGSLSVYSHGCIHLSAGASLKFFTTLHVGDVVQVVP, from the coding sequence GTGAAGAGGCTTCTGGCGGGAGCGGCCGCGCTGGCCACCGCGTTCGTGCTGGCCGCCTGCTCCGGCGGCGGGGCGGCAGCCGGGGGGTCGAACGCCGGCGGCGGGGCCGTCGCGGCCGGCGCCGGGGGCGGGGCGCCGACGACGCCGAGCACCACCGCGGCCCCCACCACGACGAGCAGCGCCACCCCGGCGCCGTCGACCACGAAGCCGGCGCCGACCAGCACCACGGCCAAGCCGAAGCCGAAGCCCAAGCCGGCGGCTCCGGCGAGCGACCCGGGCGTCCCGTGCGCCGCCGCGGCCGCCGCGTCGGGCACCGCCGCCTGCGTCGACCTCTCCGCGCACAAGGCGTGGATCCTGCAGGACGGCAAGGTCGTCTACGGGCCGGTGCCGATGCTGCCGGGCCGCAAGGCCAACCCGACCCCGACCGGCACGTTCCACGTGCTGTCGAAGGAGAAGGTGCACCTGTCGAAGGAATTCGACGACGCGCCGATGCCGAACTCGGTGTTCTTCTACCCGGGTGACGCCTTCCACACCGGCAGCCTCTCGGTGTACTCGCACGGCTGCATCCACCTGTCGGCGGGCGCGTCCCTGAAGTTCTTCACCACCTTGCACGTCGGTGACGTCGTCCAGGTCGTTCCGTAA
- a CDS encoding L,D-transpeptidase family protein, which translates to MRIRRALIGLSTLVAAAVLTGCSAGQTADVRLAAGTPSPTSASPSPSTSDAPKAEMAPGVPCTITAKACVSLSGKQAWLLDEGKIVYGPVKIMPGKKGSTTPVGTWHVLSKEKMHLSREFDNAPMPNSVFFYNGVAFHQGSLAKYSNGCVHLSAGASLKFFSSLDKGDEVQVVR; encoded by the coding sequence ATGCGTATTCGGCGCGCGCTGATCGGTCTGTCCACTTTGGTCGCCGCGGCGGTACTGACCGGCTGTTCGGCGGGGCAGACCGCGGACGTCCGGCTGGCGGCAGGCACGCCCTCGCCGACGTCGGCTTCGCCCAGTCCGTCCACTTCGGACGCGCCGAAGGCCGAGATGGCACCGGGCGTGCCGTGCACGATCACCGCGAAGGCCTGCGTTTCCCTTTCGGGGAAGCAGGCCTGGCTGCTCGACGAGGGCAAGATCGTCTACGGCCCGGTGAAGATCATGCCGGGCAAGAAGGGCAGCACCACGCCGGTGGGCACGTGGCACGTGCTCTCCAAGGAGAAGATGCACCTCAGCCGCGAGTTCGACAACGCACCGATGCCGAACTCCGTGTTCTTCTACAACGGCGTCGCGTTCCACCAGGGCAGCTTGGCGAAGTACTCGAACGGCTGCGTGCACCTCTCCGCCGGAGCGTCGCTGAAGTTCTTCTCCTCGCTGGACAAGGGTGACGAGGTCCAGGTCGTGCGCTGA
- a CDS encoding nitroreductase family deazaflavin-dependent oxidoreductase — translation MTAARYIEPKTATNAFNEIVAKLTRMGVSVWGSRVLTVVGRKSGEPRSVPVNLLTVDGVRYLVAPRGETQWVRNLRAAGQGTLRVGRRVEEFTFRELGDDEKPGILRAYLKRWKFEIGVFFDGVDAKASDEKLREIAPGYPIFEIFTK, via the coding sequence ATGACTGCCGCCCGCTACATCGAGCCGAAGACGGCCACCAACGCGTTCAACGAGATCGTCGCGAAGCTGACCAGGATGGGCGTGAGCGTCTGGGGCAGCCGGGTGCTGACCGTCGTCGGCCGCAAGAGCGGCGAGCCGCGGTCGGTGCCGGTCAACCTGCTGACCGTCGACGGCGTGCGCTACCTCGTCGCCCCGCGCGGCGAGACGCAGTGGGTGCGCAACCTGCGCGCCGCCGGCCAGGGCACACTGCGCGTCGGGCGCCGCGTCGAGGAGTTCACCTTCCGCGAGCTGGGCGACGACGAGAAGCCGGGCATCCTGCGTGCCTACCTCAAGCGCTGGAAGTTCGAGATCGGCGTGTTCTTCGACGGCGTCGACGCGAAGGCGTCGGACGAGAAGCTGCGCGAAATCGCGCCCGGCTACCCGATCTTCGAGATCTTCACGAAGTAG
- a CDS encoding sensor histidine kinase: MLDISGSLRRQSLLVALVCVVCDGALFALRGPLDAAGWRAWVVLLGGIAVNAALAGPARYSGWVALAHAVLFAGGPLLLGHLPAAEIGNNSGILIAGYRAGAWLRPKPSVLALFALLTGVLIGCLETGKGGWDWRLIAINVGVDALLPWLVGRYTTARRAYIADLQREADERRQHEEEAVRRAVTEERTTIARDLHDVISHHVSAIGVHAGAARLGLPDGDSPVRKSLGAVESASRSAMADLRRMLDLLHAETNAEQPGLDNLDELVETVRTAGLPTRLTLRGEPRDLPGSLDVALYRIAQEALTNALRHGEGPVEVELSHGRTEVVLSVTNGLRANRTPEREHAHRGLAGIRRRVTLFDGQVSYGETGGHWQLRTTFPVESA; encoded by the coding sequence GTGCTCGACATCAGCGGATCCCTGCGACGCCAGTCGCTGCTGGTCGCGCTGGTCTGCGTCGTCTGTGACGGTGCCCTCTTCGCCCTCCGCGGCCCGCTCGACGCCGCCGGCTGGCGGGCCTGGGTCGTCCTGCTCGGCGGGATCGCCGTCAACGCCGCCCTTGCCGGACCCGCGCGGTACTCCGGCTGGGTCGCCCTGGCCCACGCCGTCCTCTTCGCCGGCGGGCCGCTGCTGCTGGGCCACCTCCCCGCCGCCGAGATCGGCAACAACTCCGGGATCCTCATCGCCGGCTACCGGGCCGGCGCGTGGCTGCGCCCGAAACCGTCGGTCCTGGCGCTGTTCGCGCTGCTGACCGGCGTGCTGATCGGCTGCCTCGAAACCGGCAAGGGCGGCTGGGACTGGCGGCTGATCGCGATCAACGTCGGCGTCGACGCCCTCCTGCCCTGGCTGGTCGGCCGCTACACGACGGCCCGCCGCGCCTACATCGCCGACCTCCAGCGCGAGGCGGACGAACGGCGCCAGCACGAAGAAGAGGCCGTGCGGCGAGCCGTCACCGAGGAGCGCACGACCATCGCGCGCGACCTGCACGACGTCATCTCCCACCACGTCAGCGCCATCGGCGTGCACGCCGGCGCGGCCCGGCTCGGGCTCCCCGACGGTGATTCGCCCGTGCGGAAGTCGCTCGGCGCGGTCGAATCCGCCAGCCGTTCGGCGATGGCCGACCTGCGCCGCATGCTCGACCTGCTGCACGCCGAAACCAACGCCGAGCAGCCCGGGCTGGACAACCTCGACGAGCTGGTCGAAACCGTCCGCACGGCCGGCCTGCCGACCCGGCTGACCCTGCGCGGCGAACCGAGGGACCTGCCCGGCTCCCTCGACGTCGCCCTGTACCGCATCGCCCAGGAAGCCCTGACGAACGCGCTGCGCCACGGCGAAGGCCCGGTCGAAGTCGAGCTCAGCCACGGGCGCACCGAAGTCGTGCTCTCGGTGACCAACGGCCTGCGCGCGAACCGCACCCCGGAACGCGAGCACGCGCACCGCGGCCTGGCCGGGATCCGCCGGCGCGTCACCCTGTTCGACGGCCAGGTCTCCTACGGCGAAACCGGCGGGCACTGGCAGCTGCGCACGACCTTCCCGGTGGAGAGCGCATGA
- a CDS encoding sensor histidine kinase: protein MSSSQRAERLRSRAQRPWSLRRRLIVQLAALLALVCLVVGVVTEFALSEFLVGQQDKRLAAASDRASHGGERPPPWTYGEAPPPDPLRVLGQGEGTLAVVQSGSQAKAGVLDSSVGAPSKRKAPIKTVERDQVLALLALPSDGKQRSINLGGSLGDYRVVSTTSPNGEKTVIGLPLKDVDDTLWRLGFILGGVALAGILVAGAVGAATIRRTMKPLDRLAATATRVSELPLDRGEVALSERVPDADTDPNTEVGKVGSALNRMLQHVANALTARHASENRVRQFVADASHELRTPLAAIRGYAELTRRSGEQVPPDVAFAMSRVESESRRMTTLVEDLLLLARLDSGRPVVHEWVDLCRLVADAVADAHVAGPDHKWLMDVPGEPIGVLGDAGQLHQVVINVLANARTHTPAGTTVTTTLSTSDGVVRLHVADDGPGIPPDVLPDVFERFARGDNSRSRAAGSTGLGLAIVAAVVGAHGGRVGVNSRPGRTEFEITFPEAAG from the coding sequence ATGTCCTCAAGCCAGCGGGCTGAGCGCCTCCGGTCGCGGGCGCAGCGGCCGTGGTCGCTGCGGCGGCGGCTGATCGTCCAGCTCGCCGCGCTGCTCGCGCTGGTGTGCCTGGTCGTCGGCGTGGTCACGGAGTTCGCGCTGAGCGAGTTCCTCGTCGGTCAGCAGGACAAGCGGCTGGCCGCGGCGAGCGACCGCGCGTCGCACGGCGGGGAACGGCCGCCGCCCTGGACGTACGGCGAAGCGCCGCCGCCGGACCCGTTGCGCGTGCTCGGCCAGGGCGAGGGGACGCTCGCCGTCGTCCAGTCCGGCTCGCAGGCCAAGGCGGGCGTGCTCGACTCCAGCGTCGGCGCGCCGTCGAAGCGGAAGGCGCCGATCAAGACCGTCGAGCGCGACCAGGTGCTGGCGCTGCTGGCCCTGCCGTCGGACGGGAAGCAGCGGAGCATCAACCTCGGCGGGAGCCTCGGCGACTACCGCGTCGTGTCGACGACCTCGCCGAACGGCGAGAAGACGGTCATCGGCTTGCCGCTCAAGGATGTCGACGACACGCTGTGGCGGCTGGGGTTCATCCTCGGCGGTGTCGCGCTCGCCGGGATCCTGGTCGCCGGCGCGGTCGGCGCGGCGACGATCCGGCGCACGATGAAGCCGCTCGACCGGCTGGCCGCGACGGCGACGCGCGTGTCCGAGCTGCCGCTGGACCGCGGCGAAGTCGCGCTGTCGGAACGGGTTCCGGACGCCGACACCGACCCGAACACCGAGGTCGGCAAGGTCGGCTCGGCGCTGAACCGGATGCTGCAGCACGTCGCGAACGCCCTCACCGCGCGGCACGCGAGCGAGAACCGCGTCCGCCAGTTCGTCGCGGACGCCAGCCACGAGCTGCGCACGCCGCTCGCGGCGATCCGCGGGTACGCCGAGCTCACCCGCCGCAGCGGCGAGCAGGTGCCGCCGGACGTCGCGTTCGCGATGAGCCGCGTCGAGTCCGAGTCCCGCCGGATGACGACGCTGGTGGAGGACCTGCTGCTGCTCGCGCGCCTCGACTCCGGCCGGCCGGTGGTGCACGAGTGGGTGGACCTGTGCCGGCTGGTGGCCGACGCGGTCGCGGACGCGCACGTCGCGGGCCCGGACCACAAGTGGCTGATGGACGTCCCCGGCGAGCCGATCGGCGTCCTCGGCGACGCGGGCCAGCTGCACCAGGTGGTGATCAACGTGCTGGCCAACGCGCGTACGCACACCCCGGCGGGCACCACGGTGACGACCACACTGTCCACTTCGGACGGAGTGGTCCGGCTGCACGTGGCCGACGACGGCCCGGGCATCCCACCGGACGTCCTCCCGGACGTCTTCGAGCGCTTCGCCCGCGGCGACAACTCGCGCTCGCGGGCGGCGGGGAGCACCGGGCTCGGGCTGGCGATCGTGGCCGCGGTGGTCGGGGCGCACGGCGGCCGGGTCGGCGTGAACAGCAGGCCGGGGCGGACGGAGTTCGAGATCACCTTCCCGGAGGCGGCCGGCTAG
- a CDS encoding response regulator transcription factor — protein sequence MTAMNATSPGPGKADLRRADGSPVRVLVVDDEATLAELVSMALRMEGWEVRSAGDGTEAVRIARDFRPDAVVLDVMLPDFSGLEVLRRMRSEAPNLPVLFLTAKDAVEDRIAGLTAGGDDYVTKPFSLEEVALRLRALLRRAGGVTGASGSTLVVGDLTLDEDSREVHRGGDLVPLTATEFELLRYLMRNPKRVLSKAQILDRVWSYDFGGQANIVELYISYLRKKIDADREPMIHTMRGAGYVLKPAG from the coding sequence ATGACCGCTATGAACGCCACGTCGCCCGGCCCCGGCAAGGCCGACCTGCGCCGCGCCGACGGGAGCCCCGTCCGGGTCCTCGTCGTCGACGACGAGGCGACGCTGGCCGAGCTCGTGTCGATGGCCCTGCGCATGGAGGGCTGGGAGGTGCGCAGCGCGGGCGACGGCACCGAGGCCGTCCGGATCGCGCGCGACTTCCGGCCCGACGCCGTCGTCCTCGACGTCATGCTCCCCGACTTCAGCGGGCTCGAGGTGCTGCGGCGGATGCGGTCCGAGGCGCCGAACCTGCCGGTGCTCTTCCTGACGGCGAAGGACGCGGTCGAGGACCGCATCGCCGGGCTCACCGCGGGCGGCGACGACTACGTCACCAAGCCCTTCAGCCTCGAAGAGGTCGCGTTGCGCCTGCGCGCGCTGCTGCGCCGGGCCGGCGGGGTGACCGGCGCGAGCGGGTCGACGCTCGTCGTCGGCGACCTGACCCTCGACGAGGACAGCCGCGAGGTGCACCGCGGCGGCGACCTCGTGCCGCTGACCGCGACCGAGTTCGAGCTGCTGCGCTACCTCATGCGCAACCCCAAGCGCGTGCTGTCGAAGGCCCAGATCCTGGACCGCGTGTGGAGCTACGACTTCGGCGGCCAGGCCAACATCGTCGAGCTCTACATCTCCTACCTGCGCAAGAAAATCGACGCCGACCGCGAGCCGATGATCCACACCATGCGGGGCGCCGGGTATGTCCTCAAGCCAGCGGGCTGA